A stretch of the Gemmatimonadaceae bacterium genome encodes the following:
- a CDS encoding Spy/CpxP family protein refolding chaperone encodes MGGPASNLLRMREQLELTDEQVKKLETLQSIPRPQRNEADMLRARADLMDATKGDINLEKARAAFDRMARVRTDEQLAQLKSRQELRGVLNPAQRAKLDAMAGRLRDRRGAAMRGRANQRIGPMRAPQFRGQRPGQGRGQFGPGMGNRRGPNGPLMVPRVLSRG; translated from the coding sequence ATGGGTGGCCCGGCGTCCAATCTGCTGCGGATGCGCGAACAACTCGAACTCACCGATGAGCAGGTGAAGAAGCTGGAAACGCTGCAATCGATACCGCGGCCTCAGCGCAACGAGGCCGACATGCTTCGGGCCCGCGCCGATCTCATGGATGCCACCAAGGGAGACATCAATCTGGAGAAGGCGCGAGCCGCGTTTGATCGCATGGCCCGCGTGCGCACCGATGAGCAGCTGGCCCAGTTGAAGTCACGGCAGGAGCTGCGCGGCGTGCTCAACCCCGCACAACGCGCCAAGCTCGATGCCATGGCCGGTCGCCTGCGAGATCGACGTGGCGCCGCCATGCGCGGTCGCGCCAATCAGCGCATCGGCCCGATGCGCGCCCCACAGTTTCGCGGGCAGCGTCCGGGACAGGGACGTGGCCAGTTCGGACCGGGCATGGGAAATCGGCGCGGCCCCAATGGCCCCCTAATGGTGCCCAGGGTTTTGAGCCGGGGATGA
- a CDS encoding M20/M25/M40 family metallo-hydrolase → MPWIAPRVDTATVRTTRRDAYDAAEKTFLQIADLAGVPGHEWRVRDAITALLPAWAASRATTDTAGNLIVAVGPDRDSVAFIAHMDEVSFEVEAILADGRVRLARRGGAVTTAWEGQLAMLHFDRDASGHVAESLRGVFVPRDSARSKPINALTAWFGTDSTGLVARGVRVGMAITAYKHATRLAGTRLTGRGSDDRTGSTALLHALKRIDPATLTHKVVFVWSTREEGLAGASAFGADHGRSLTRIYSIDTFVSSDTPLESPMFAFLPLGRGAVLRGLDDGAITPRAERERILRIANAQGIPVQVGTTHGGTDGSAIAPYGAPNIGLSWPGRYSHAPGEVLDLRDVDALIRLIAAVAVAR, encoded by the coding sequence GTGCCGTGGATCGCGCCGCGTGTTGATACCGCGACCGTGCGCACGACGCGGCGCGACGCGTACGACGCTGCCGAGAAGACGTTTCTGCAGATTGCCGACCTGGCCGGCGTGCCGGGGCATGAATGGCGGGTTCGTGATGCCATCACTGCGCTCTTGCCGGCGTGGGCGGCGTCGCGCGCCACGACCGACACCGCGGGTAATCTGATCGTAGCGGTCGGCCCCGATCGTGATTCGGTCGCGTTCATCGCGCACATGGACGAGGTGTCCTTCGAAGTGGAAGCGATTCTCGCGGACGGTCGCGTGCGGCTGGCGCGTCGGGGCGGCGCGGTGACGACCGCGTGGGAGGGTCAACTAGCCATGCTGCACTTCGATCGCGACGCCTCCGGTCATGTGGCCGAATCGCTGCGAGGGGTGTTCGTGCCGCGTGATTCAGCGCGCAGCAAGCCCATCAACGCGCTCACGGCGTGGTTCGGCACCGATTCCACCGGGCTGGTGGCGCGTGGGGTGCGGGTGGGCATGGCCATTACGGCGTATAAACACGCCACACGACTGGCGGGCACGCGACTCACCGGTCGGGGCAGCGACGACCGAACCGGTTCGACCGCGTTGCTGCATGCGCTCAAGCGAATCGACCCGGCCACGCTGACGCACAAGGTGGTGTTCGTGTGGAGCACGCGAGAAGAAGGGCTTGCTGGGGCCAGTGCCTTCGGCGCCGACCACGGCCGCAGCCTCACGCGGATTTACAGCATCGACACGTTCGTGTCGTCCGACACGCCGTTGGAATCGCCGATGTTCGCCTTCCTGCCACTGGGACGTGGTGCGGTGCTGCGCGGACTCGACGATGGCGCCATCACCCCGCGGGCCGAACGCGAGCGCATTCTGCGTATCGCCAACGCGCAGGGCATTCCAGTACAAGTGGGCACGACGCACGGGGGAACGGATGGCAGCGCCATCGCACCCTACGGTGCGCCCAACATCGGCCTGTCTTGGCCCGGGAGATACTCCCATGCGCCGGGCGAGGTACTCGACCTGCGCGACGTGGACGCGCTGATCAGGTTGATTGCGGCGGTGGCGGTGGCGCGGTAG